The following nucleotide sequence is from Pseudochaenichthys georgianus chromosome 17, fPseGeo1.2, whole genome shotgun sequence.
tcacgagggggaaatgttccatggagtgtgtgagtgtattctctcggtcgatttcgtgacacggaccgtcagacttcgcacaccgataacacaaacgaggaaccagagagcatatggaaccgctcagctggcactcgctcgtgacaccttgtgtgtagtgtgttttggtgtatgtagtgcaagtgtggtgctggtggtgacttggacacgtcacttgttgtcatctgttggtgacttgggcacgtcacttgttgtcatctgttggtgactcggacacgtcacttgttgtcatctgttggtgacttggacacgtcacttgttgtcatctgttggtgactcggacacgtcacttgttgtcatctgttggtgactaggacacgtcacttgttgtcatctgttggtgactaggacacgtcacttgttgtcatctgttggtgactcggacacgtcacttgttgtcatctgttggtgacttggacacgtcacttgttgtcatctgttggtgacttggacatgtcacttgttgtcatctgtttctatcgtttctcctttcctgtgaccacgaccttgcagtggctggcgtggacccatgtagctctctctgcgaccttgaccgctgtctgggtgacgagaagcacctggtagggaccttgccaacgattggatttccagctctttctccggaaatccttgaccagcacgaagtcgccgggttgaaggcggtgaagcggaccagtggcaggggtaggcaaggctgcggctacctgacgtcggatgtctgctaaagtggatgataggttaacacaatatgacaacatagcatcctcacacaaagttgtggagggaagaggacatcctggagccttgagtccaatctgtggaggagccccaaaaaggatttcaaatgggctgagttgactccgtgttcttttccgcatcctcatgtacatcagcacaatgggcagagcttgtgtccatgacagacctgtgtctgcacagcattttgctagtttgtttttgattgtgccgttctctctttccaccccacccccactctgcgggtgataagcacaatgctttctgacgtccatgcccatgtattctcctatctgcgtaatggcctcattagcaaaatgtgaaccgttgtcactagaaatgttgtctggtagtccccatctaggaatgatttccctcagtagtgcctttgccacagcatttgctgtctgtgcttttactgGGAAAGCTTCAACCCATTCGGACCACATGTCGACCACCACCAGACAGTGCTTCTTACCCTCTGATGGGCTAAGCTCAATGAAGTCCAGTATTAGGTGCTCAAATGGCctggtgggaggtggatgtgctccgggtcctgtaacctttactggtctaccagaattttgcatgatgcagattaggcatgcttcacagtgcttttgagctgttactgtgaacccccttgtgaaccactcctgatttatagactctaacatccctccttttgacacatgatcccacccatgtgtcaacttagcgaaatgagggaaaaaatgtctgggaagacatggattagaatttgggccaacccagatgctggattttgggtcaaaaacagccccagcagccttccattgagccttctcaactggcgtagctagctgctgcatggaagtcagtgatgacattttgtcagtgaaggaggagacagggattttaacaaatgagtgtgcgtgaggtgcgagaggaatcagggcagctgcctttgcggctgagtcagcagacgcatttcctagggaaactgggtctgtactgcttgcgtgtgcggcacatttacagactgcaacctcagatgggagcaaaatggcgtctagtaagcctgcaaccagtacatggttaagtactggtttgccatcagatttaagaaattgtctacacttccaaatagccccaaaatcgtgtactaccccgaaagcatatcgtgagtcagtgtaaatagtcacggttttgccttctgcaaacgtgcaggcttcagttagtgcgatgagcgctgctgcttgtgctgagaggtgacatggaagcggtccagaacggagtacagcagaatctgaaacaacagaaaaacccacccgattagtgcccccttggtcgcgagaggcagacccatcaacatacaaaatgaggtcagcgttggtcagaggaacgtcttttaagtccggtctaggtgtgcacacaatggaaaGTAGGGCAACACAGTCGTGTTCCTCACCGTCTTCAGGCAAAGGCATAAGAGACGCTGGATTCAGAGTGTTACATCGCTTGACATAAACATTAGGCATGtctaacaggcaggtgtgatacCTGAGGTAACGTGCAGCAGAGAGGTGTGATGTTCTCTGTTCAAGGAGGATGAGTGAAACAGCATGTGGAACTAACAGGGTCAAAGGTGCATATCCCACAATGTCACGTGAGGAGTTGAGCGCTTTCTCAGCAGCAGCCACTGCACGTAGACATTTAGGCAGGCCAGCAGCTACAGGATCTAGCTTGGAGGAGAAATAGGCCACAGgcctctattttcctccatgaTCTTGCAGTAGAACTGAGGTCATACACCCATGTCGTTCATCCACTGCCTGAGTGAAAGGTTTAGTGTGATCAGGTAGACTTAGAGTCGGTGGGGATTGTAGAGCCAGCTTCATATTAATGAAGGCTTCGTCGGCTTCCGGTGTCCATATAAGATGATCTGTAGGTTTCAAACCAGTGACGTATGTAATAGTACGCAGTGGTAACTCGATTGGAGAATAGTTTGGAATGAATGACCTGCAGTATGAACAAAAACCCaaaaatgacatcatctgtcgcttagtgacagGTTTTGGCAGAGCAGCCAATGATGAAATCCGCTTATCTGAAAGCGttttcccctctcctgaaatgacatgacccAAGAATGTAACTGTTTTTTGTACATATTGGAGTTTAGACAAACTGGCCTTATGGCCTTCGGCTGCGAGGTGCATTAACAAAGCAATAGTATCGGCCTcacactgctctgctgtagGTGCGCAAATCATAAGATCATCAACATACTGGATCAGAGCAGTGCCTTTAGAAACCTGGAGAGAGGCCAAACTTGTACACAATGCCTGGTTGTACACAGTAGGTGATTCACAATAACCTTGACACAGGCGTGTAAaagtgtaaggtttaccatcaTATTCAAATGCAAACCAGAATTGGCTGTCTTTGTGTACAGGGACactgaaaaatgcatttgagaggTCGATGACAGAAAAAAAtgctgcagaggctggaacttgggaAAGAATCAGATACGGATTTGGGACCAGCGGTGCCCGAGCGTGAACCGCTGCATTTACAGCTCgcaaatcctggacaaatctccactcgtcaggaggtttgtctctgatctttttgacaggaaacactggagtgCGGACCggggaatcgttacacggaataatgaccccttgtttaagcagagaggtaaacactggccgaatgccatcaacagcttcacgtttcaatggaTACTGGGGTTGATTTGGACGGAACGTGGATTTAGGAGTGATAACCACCGGCTCCGCAGAGCGGATTAAACCTACGTCATATTTGTGAGCTGCCCACAGTGTTTGAGGCACTGTTTTTAGCGCATCAGGGAGCTCAGAAATATGACTGAAAAATGAGAACTCCGGGCCAGATGGGCCAGCCACGGGGTTAAcatagtcatcattacctgtcagAGTCAGAGAACGCAGTACATGCACTGAGCAGTCAATGTTGTACTTAAACACGTCATGTGATGGGGAATACTCAATCAACGGGTCGTCTGTGATAGTCCAATCAGTACTAGATTCCCagtctttaacgattggacccaaatccctccatttGTCAGTGGCCCCCCttgctagtgaaatgtgtgggaccgcccctgggatttgatgcagctggttttgtgtgtgtgttagtttaACAGAGATAGCGCTACACAGAGAGTTCCAATACATTGTTTTAAGCATGAtctcatcattcacacattgCAAAAAACTCTCATCATCGTATCTACATGCATCATTATCAACAACattagcagtacaatgcaaatgagaagtttccatgaacacagcaggtggaaacaCGTTGATgagtcaaacgcaacaactcctgagAGTCAGGAGTTGTTAACAGCCATTGGTACACATTTAGTAATTCTTTACCATCAAATGTGGGGTTTTGAACCATCAATGGAGTTGGTCGTCGGACTTTGAGCccctcatttgtggaaatgAGGTCTAAGCCGAAACGGAGAATCAGATCTCGTCCCAGTAAATTtattgggcagacagatgataaCAGGAAACTGTGTTTGATTGTTGTTGGAAATGGATGGTTATCATCACCACCGTTATCTTTACACTGAAGTGGTATCGAAAACTTCTCCTTCACCGTTACCCCCCCTGCTCCTATCGAGTGAATGAATCTTCCACTAAATTTGCAATctggcagatctgccctttttaGCACAGAGTGCGTAGCACCGGAATCAACCAGAAATGTAATATCAACCCCCATTATAGCTAAGGTCAGTGTGGGAAAtttctcaaatgctttttccgtgtcatatttcaaatatgtaccctctTTAATCACAGACATTTTCTCTAATTCTTCCAATTTCTCAATCGCGtgtatgatgtgtgtgtgtgtgtcacttccctggtttgATGTGGTTGGCACGGGGTCCGTCTCCTCGAACCGaacctccacctcctccactCTCTCCCTCCGTCAGTTCGAAGAATTTTGTCTGTTATGATCCAATTTATCCGAGCGAAAGTTCTTTTTCTGCTTCTCGTGTGGGCAGTCAGCGATCTGATGACCCGTCTCTCCGCAGTTAAAACAGCGATTATTGCGGTCTCTTCCCCGTCCTCTGCCTTTTCCTCCCTGGCCACGAAAACCCCCCCGGTTCCCTCTGCCCTGGCCCTCACCTTGGGTCCAGGTGGTTGTGACAGCCTGGACCATGGTCAGCTGGGCCTTGTCTTTGCGGTCCCGGcgtttcttttcttcactggccTTTTCTTCTGAGAGCCGTTTCTCGGCATGCACGGCATGTCGGCGAATTTCTTCCAGCCGGGCACCGTCCAGTACGCCAATGCAGGAGTTTCGCACCGATGCAGAGATAGCCGGGGATAGGCCGTTGAGGAAAGCGTTGCTGAGGTGTGTCTCCCACACTCCCACCTCTGTTTGTGGCTCGGCCCCCGGCTCTTGTTTGATAACCCCGCTATTCTCCTTGAACACTTGTTCTAAGCGGTGGTAATAGTCATTTACTGTTTCCTCCGGGTTCTGCTTACATGCATAGATTCTTGCCATGTCGACTTTGACGGGGAATTTTTTAGTTATTGCAGTCTCTAGGCGGCCCAAAACATCACGGTAGGTAGCGTTCAGCTCATCATCCCACTCGGGTTTTGTCATGTGCTGTTGACCTCTCAGTATTTCGGTGAAGTGGCTGACGTGTGTCGGACCCATTTTCAGAGTCAACAATGTCTTTATCTCCGGCATGGTAGGGGTGAATTGTCTACAGAACATGAGAAGTGCTGCAGCGAATTTAGCACCTCCTAACTCAACATCTGGCAGGTGATCTCTTGATATCTCCTTCATCTCTGCTATGGTCCATGGGCGATAGACTAATGCAGGACCATCAGGTCCGGCCACCTGTATCATAGGACAGGCGACAGTAAtattctcctcgtcctcctggtCGTTCTGGTAGCGGAGGCGTCCTTTTTTGTAGAGTTCAGCTTCCTTCGCGtctctctcctttttctctctcttgtcctggatctttttcagtcttgcttcttcttcttcattttcttttctctcttcgtctctttcctttttctgtctgtcctgctgtgcagcttctccagcggcgTCTGGTATgttgacagcagcagcagcccctcCAAGAGCCTCCTCAGCAGGCAGCAGAtggagaggtggaggagggaaTGGAAATCCTGAGTCGAGGAGAGGGTCCCGCACGCCTGTGAACAGAGGATAGAGGGAAGCTTGTGGTAGTTTATGTTGAGGAGGAAACACAAAACACTTGTTCTCTTCCTTTGCACTTTTATCCTCAGCCTGTATCTTTTTTATTGCCGCGGCCAATTGCCTTCTTTCACGGCACTCTGCTTCATCCTCCCAGTATTTTACACACTTTCTATGAGTGTCTAGTTTCTctaagtcttttactttaattgtactcttcttcttcattccatcttcacactcttgtaatttatcccttaggtttttgatttttaatttactcaaagaacctccctgaggaaatccgaacatttccgtccatatatttaatttagccagactttcttcaccatattttgctcgcatgacatcaactatcggaccctcaggaggctgtacataccccctcccctgctttgcccccatagcaaagtcttttaaagtgtcaccaaaacactccgtgtcaccaaaacactatttttcatccgtcgatgctagatatgccaaatatctctgttttcgagcagtccctctcctgatgtcatggagttttaattacgtttaactttaaacaatttagactttgcacatctcaccgagtattgaaagccctttgagttcgttggatctcgtgaagtcaatcggttccacccctcaCGCTGGTCCCCTCATCCCGTACGTTTTTTTTTCCGTCGAGGTAGAGGAAGACCAAAAGA
It contains:
- the LOC139435640 gene encoding uncharacterized protein; protein product: MIQVAGPDGPALVYRPWTIAEMKEISRDHLPDVELGGAKFAAALLMFCRQFTPTMPEIKTLLTLKMGPTHVSHFTEILRGQQHMTKPEWDDELNATYRDVLGRLETAITKKFPVKVDMARIYACKQNPEETVNDYYHRLEQVFKENSGVIKQEPGAEPQTEVGVWETHLSNAFLNGLSPAISASVRNSCIGVLDGARLEEIRRHAVHAEKRLSEEKASEEKKRRDRKDKAQLTMVQAVTTTWTQGEGQGRGNRGGFRGQGGKGRGRGRDRNNRCFNCGETGHQIADCPHEKQKKNFRSDKLDHNRQNSSN